The Armatimonas rosea genome includes a window with the following:
- a CDS encoding branched-chain amino acid ABC transporter permease — protein MQKTLLKRLGWAAVALVGLMAGSLLFPLFLQDVVYRVVMLCGIAIIMAVSLNLINGFTGQFSIGHAGFQAVGAYVAASLTVYGHDKLFSFVPKDGNFSTMVVGGLKLPIYSLLSGGPAMLASMLIGGLVAAGIGYLVGLPSLRLRGDYLAIVTLGFGEIIRVIVENLDVVGGPRGFSGDLKTGIQVPALTNFFWVYGTVLVVILVSRNLRFSVHGLSYLSVREDEIAAQAMGVNTTTVKVKAFVLGAFFAGVAGALFAHYERTILITSFNFVRSFDFVTMVVLGGLGSITGAALAAVVLTALPEVLRYTLGTEANKYRLVVYALALVIMMLVRPQGIFGRGELSFRRFIKKKEEVQTG, from the coding sequence ATGCAAAAAACACTCTTAAAGCGCCTGGGCTGGGCGGCGGTCGCACTCGTCGGACTCATGGCGGGCTCGCTGCTCTTCCCGCTCTTTCTTCAGGACGTGGTCTACCGCGTCGTGATGCTCTGTGGGATCGCGATCATCATGGCGGTCTCGCTGAACCTTATCAACGGCTTCACGGGCCAGTTCTCGATCGGGCATGCGGGCTTCCAGGCGGTGGGAGCCTATGTGGCCGCCTCCCTGACCGTCTACGGCCACGACAAGCTCTTCTCGTTCGTGCCAAAAGACGGCAACTTCTCCACGATGGTGGTTGGGGGGCTAAAGCTGCCGATCTACTCCCTGCTCTCCGGGGGACCGGCGATGCTGGCCTCGATGCTGATCGGGGGGCTGGTGGCGGCGGGGATTGGCTATCTCGTGGGCCTGCCGAGCCTGCGCCTCCGCGGTGACTACCTCGCCATTGTCACCCTGGGCTTTGGGGAGATCATCCGGGTGATTGTGGAGAACCTGGATGTGGTCGGGGGGCCGCGTGGTTTCTCCGGCGATCTCAAGACGGGCATTCAAGTGCCGGCGCTGACCAACTTTTTCTGGGTCTACGGCACGGTCTTGGTGGTGATCCTGGTCTCCCGTAACCTGCGCTTCTCCGTGCATGGCCTCTCCTACCTCTCGGTGCGTGAGGACGAGATCGCGGCGCAGGCGATGGGGGTGAACACGACCACGGTGAAGGTAAAGGCCTTTGTCCTGGGTGCGTTCTTTGCCGGGGTCGCGGGAGCCCTCTTTGCCCACTACGAGCGGACCATCTTAATCACGTCGTTTAACTTCGTGCGCTCGTTTGATTTTGTCACCATGGTCGTCTTGGGCGGCCTAGGCTCGATCACGGGAGCGGCGCTCGCTGCTGTCGTGCTTACCGCACTCCCTGAGGTGCTGCGCTACACACTAGGAACCGAGGCAAATAAGTACCGTCTGGTTGTCTACGCCCTTGCCCTAGTGATCATGATGCTGGTGCGCCCCCAAGGGATTTTTGGGCGAGGGGAGCTTTCCTTTCGTCGGTTTATTAAAAAGAAAGAAGAGGTTCAAACAGGTTGA
- a CDS encoding tetratricopeptide repeat protein codes for MKAERRYAHEVRLKKLEELAEQKLGWAEARPEARDAWLAYLQANDYDLETVLVRAHQLAQHPPLLLESPETLAEKLATWEGESAFTPDLSSPERALVAYDAELLKTPWDPRLLVARGFFLNRLGRFAEGLAASESALRLDPGSDQAFNNRGFALTGLGRYDDALVSFAEALWLNPANASAYTNQGTTLCVQGRYTEAVAAFDQALVHNPELAAVHNNRAEALNFLGRYDEALAAADRARELAPELAGPHAVRGFSLFSLQRFADASTSFGRADRLAQLKNPVYLLLQAVALLAVGAAGTRQEGIRLLASPRLQGFQGHRLLILRTYQYLHALSRQGQLVRLAELKKLLDAGVHFPSTWQFSLEPSLTQATLSGHEDAGWLPTLIDVLLARQPSSVLESWPLWQQL; via the coding sequence ATGAAGGCAGAGCGACGGTATGCACATGAGGTTCGCCTCAAGAAGCTGGAAGAGCTGGCAGAGCAGAAGCTAGGCTGGGCCGAGGCACGCCCGGAGGCTCGCGACGCGTGGCTGGCCTATCTCCAAGCCAACGACTACGATCTTGAGACCGTCTTGGTGCGGGCACACCAGCTTGCGCAGCACCCGCCTCTCCTGCTGGAGTCCCCCGAAACGCTCGCCGAGAAGCTGGCAACGTGGGAGGGGGAGAGTGCGTTTACCCCGGATCTCTCGTCCCCCGAGCGTGCGCTGGTTGCCTACGATGCGGAGCTCCTCAAGACCCCCTGGGACCCTCGACTGCTCGTGGCCCGGGGCTTCTTCCTGAACCGACTGGGGCGCTTTGCCGAGGGGCTTGCGGCCAGCGAGAGCGCACTACGGCTCGATCCTGGCAGCGATCAGGCCTTCAATAACCGTGGCTTTGCCCTGACGGGACTGGGGCGCTACGACGATGCCTTGGTGTCGTTTGCGGAGGCGCTCTGGCTCAATCCTGCCAATGCAAGCGCCTACACCAACCAGGGGACGACTCTCTGTGTGCAGGGGCGCTACACCGAGGCAGTGGCGGCCTTTGACCAGGCTCTGGTGCACAACCCCGAGCTTGCCGCCGTGCACAACAACCGAGCGGAGGCACTGAACTTCCTGGGGCGCTACGACGAAGCCTTGGCCGCCGCCGACCGGGCACGTGAGCTTGCGCCTGAGCTCGCCGGTCCTCATGCCGTTCGCGGCTTCTCTCTGTTTTCCTTGCAACGGTTTGCGGATGCCAGCACGAGCTTTGGGCGGGCGGACCGGCTAGCGCAGCTCAAGAATCCCGTCTACCTCTTGCTCCAGGCGGTGGCCCTGCTGGCGGTGGGCGCTGCGGGGACACGCCAGGAAGGGATTCGTCTGCTGGCGAGCCCCCGGCTCCAGGGCTTCCAGGGGCACCGTCTCTTGATCCTGCGCACCTACCAGTACCTCCACGCGCTCTCCCGGCAGGGGCAGCTCGTGCGGCTGGCGGAGCTCAAGAAACTCCTGGACGCGGGCGTTCACTTTCCTTCCACTTGGCAGTTCTCGCTAGAGCCCAGCCTCACTCAGGCAACCCTCTCGGGCCACGAAGATGCGGGCTGGCTCCCGACCCTGATCGACGTTCTTCTGGCGAGACAGCCCTCCAGTGTGCTGGAGAGCTGGCCGCTCTGGCAGCAGCTCTAG
- a CDS encoding WGR domain-containing protein: MATVSVVKEARYVLTNIAGNNNKFWNIKLLADGSCETHWGRVGEDGQRKSFPHYNEWQFDAKCREKEGKGYRPQKTLANTASSANLQGETLAKVAAEQIITSSPETQALVQYLARVNVHRILEATTMTYDESRGTFSTPLGIVTREALTEARALLGTLGGFVATGDWDHACFVPHLNDYLMLIPQNIGRAKPDPKQLFPDLEAVQKQNGILDALEASLALVLKADKESEKEAAPAPKLFEARLERVTDDVEIERIRRKYQSTQKAMHASSHLDVKRVFRVEIAAMRQRFEECGATVGNVQELWHGTQASNLLSILRSGFVIAPASAAHCTGRMFGNGVYFSDQSTKSLNYAYGYWKGRSTDHCFMFLCDVAMGKSFTPPTWNHTLDPRKDGYDSTFAQAEKSGVANNEMIVYDTAQICPRYLVEFAAPSA, translated from the coding sequence ATGGCTACGGTGAGCGTGGTGAAAGAAGCACGGTACGTGCTGACCAATATCGCAGGCAATAACAACAAGTTCTGGAACATCAAGCTCCTAGCCGACGGTTCCTGTGAGACGCACTGGGGACGGGTCGGGGAGGATGGGCAGCGCAAGAGCTTCCCCCACTACAACGAGTGGCAGTTCGATGCCAAGTGCCGCGAGAAAGAGGGCAAGGGCTACCGGCCTCAGAAGACCCTCGCCAATACGGCAAGCAGCGCTAACCTCCAGGGCGAGACTCTGGCGAAAGTGGCGGCGGAGCAGATTATCACGAGCTCCCCCGAGACCCAGGCACTGGTGCAGTACCTCGCCCGCGTCAATGTGCACCGTATCCTCGAAGCGACCACGATGACCTACGACGAGAGCCGGGGGACGTTCTCCACACCCCTGGGAATTGTCACCCGCGAGGCCCTCACGGAGGCGCGTGCTCTACTGGGGACGCTTGGGGGCTTTGTGGCGACAGGCGACTGGGATCATGCCTGCTTTGTCCCCCACCTCAACGACTACCTGATGCTGATCCCACAGAACATCGGGCGCGCCAAGCCCGATCCCAAGCAGCTCTTCCCCGATCTAGAGGCGGTCCAAAAACAAAACGGAATCCTCGATGCGCTCGAAGCCAGCCTGGCGCTCGTGCTCAAGGCCGACAAAGAGAGCGAGAAAGAGGCGGCTCCCGCTCCGAAGCTCTTTGAGGCGCGCCTGGAGCGGGTCACCGACGACGTGGAGATCGAGCGGATTCGACGAAAATACCAGAGCACGCAAAAGGCCATGCATGCCAGCTCCCACCTCGATGTCAAGCGGGTCTTTCGGGTGGAGATCGCTGCGATGCGCCAGCGATTTGAGGAGTGCGGTGCCACAGTGGGCAATGTCCAGGAGCTCTGGCACGGGACCCAGGCGAGCAACCTCCTCTCGATCCTGCGGAGCGGCTTTGTGATCGCCCCCGCCTCGGCGGCGCACTGCACGGGGCGGATGTTTGGCAACGGGGTCTACTTCTCCGACCAAAGCACCAAGTCCCTCAACTACGCCTACGGCTACTGGAAGGGCCGCAGCACGGACCACTGCTTCATGTTCCTCTGCGATGTCGCGATGGGTAAGAGCTTCACGCCCCCGACCTGGAACCACACGCTCGACCCGCGCAAAGACGGCTACGACTCCACCTTTGCCCAAGCGGAGAAGAGCGGGGTCGCCAACAACGAGATGATTGTCTACGACACCGCGCAGATCTGCCCACGCTACCTGGTGGAGTTTGCCGCCCCGAGCGCCTAG
- a CDS encoding NYN domain-containing protein, with the protein MNRPFNPESDRRFRVAVFVDFENVKRSVDDFFENDRVDFKLILDEIVRITQGRILLKRAYADWSVFRDYRAELLDNAIEPIQTFPLTPKGKNGSDIRLAIDVMEYVLRHPELTHVVIVSGDSDYTPLVVKLRELGVQVLGLGVRSNSANYLVKACDRFLFYDDLKVAPAQDPAALLVRALSVMGNRPVPGSALKIQMRRIDPSFDETRLGFGSFLEFLRANLHLVDVHKPSVGDVTVAPQGTLEAEGETLYTPPTPADKLRLWLRENNFRYVPCTERHTIIAGLYDIFVAAEAEGGVSLKEAKDRLHAWVEEVHSDITWDAVNSTIYHLFYTWCFEFDRGDEAESKQLWDRRTRLQPDITDADDLIEKTERGIARKLWERDRDGVDAEALNEWLYDGNPEDLESVKELIEIVSDPDYTTVGRVGGG; encoded by the coding sequence TTGAATAGACCATTTAACCCCGAATCGGATAGAAGGTTTCGGGTCGCTGTTTTTGTTGATTTTGAGAATGTAAAGCGCTCGGTCGATGATTTTTTTGAGAATGATCGTGTCGATTTTAAGCTGATTCTAGATGAGATTGTGCGGATTACCCAGGGACGGATTTTACTAAAGCGGGCCTATGCCGACTGGAGTGTGTTTCGGGACTACCGCGCTGAGCTGCTGGACAATGCTATCGAGCCTATCCAGACCTTCCCCCTCACTCCGAAAGGGAAAAACGGCTCGGATATTCGTCTTGCAATCGATGTCATGGAGTATGTCCTACGGCACCCTGAGCTCACCCACGTGGTGATTGTCTCGGGCGACTCCGACTACACCCCCCTCGTGGTCAAGCTCCGCGAGCTCGGTGTTCAGGTCCTGGGGCTAGGCGTGCGCTCCAACTCGGCCAACTACCTCGTCAAGGCCTGCGACCGGTTCCTGTTCTACGATGACCTCAAGGTTGCGCCCGCGCAGGACCCCGCTGCGCTCCTTGTGCGTGCCCTCAGCGTGATGGGGAACCGCCCGGTCCCTGGCTCTGCGCTCAAGATTCAGATGCGCCGGATTGATCCCAGCTTCGATGAGACACGGCTGGGGTTTGGCTCGTTTCTAGAGTTTCTCCGGGCCAACCTGCACCTCGTCGATGTCCACAAGCCCTCTGTGGGAGACGTGACAGTGGCACCACAGGGAACCCTGGAAGCGGAGGGAGAGACCCTCTACACGCCTCCAACACCTGCCGATAAGCTCCGGCTCTGGCTGCGGGAGAACAACTTCCGCTATGTCCCCTGCACCGAGCGCCACACGATTATCGCGGGCCTCTACGATATCTTCGTTGCTGCCGAGGCGGAGGGAGGGGTCTCGCTCAAAGAGGCGAAGGATCGCCTGCACGCCTGGGTGGAGGAAGTCCATTCAGATATCACCTGGGACGCGGTAAACTCGACCATCTACCACTTGTTCTACACGTGGTGCTTTGAGTTCGACCGGGGCGACGAAGCGGAGAGCAAGCAGCTCTGGGACCGGCGAACCCGGCTCCAGCCCGATATCACCGATGCCGATGACCTGATCGAGAAGACCGAGCGGGGGATCGCCCGCAAGCTCTGGGAGCGCGATCGGGACGGTGTGGATGCCGAGGCGCTCAATGAGTGGCTCTACGACGGTAACCCAGAGGACCTGGAGAGTGTCAAAGAGCTAATTGAGATCGTCTCCGACCCGGACTACACCACTGTCGGGCGTGTCGGGGGCGGCTAG